TAATAGCGCGCCCGCTCAACATAGTCGCAGCGATAAGCCCACCCATAGTTAGGTTGCCATCGGCAATGAGATAGACACCAAAAATGATCATACCGACGTTAGAGGCTTGTTGAACAAAACCTGCGGTATTTTGAATGCTGTCAGTAATTCGGCGGCTCTTGATATTCCAGTTGGCCATGTGCGCGACGGCTTCTTCCCAACGGAATTGGAACTGGCTTTGCGCGCCAAATAGTTTGACTGTTTCCAGCCCCGCCAAACTTTCGATTAGGTTAGCGTATTTTTGAGAAGCAAGACGTGAGCCTTCTTCAATAGCGCGGCGCAGCGGGCCTTGAATCAGTAAAGAGTAGATAACTAAGATAACGACCCCGGCGATGGGTACAAACACTAAATGCCCAGCCATTAACCAGATTAAAACCAAGAAAAGGATCGCAAATGGCAAGTCAATTAATGAGCTAATGGTTGCCGATGTGAAGAACTCTCGAATCGATTCAAATTCTTGTAAGTGGCGAGCGAACGCGCCCACAGAAGGCGGGCGAGCTTCCATGCGAATCCCAAGCACTTTACTAAACAGTTTGGAAGAAATCAGGATATCTGATTTTTTGCCCGCGACATCAATAAAGTAGCTGCGCATCAACTTCAATATTAAATCGAATAGGAAGATGACAAAGATACCGCTAGCCAGTACCCATAAGGTTTCAAACGCGAGATTTGGGACGACCTTGTCATACACCAGACGGGTAAACATCGGTGCCGCAATAGCAAACAAGTTGATCAGAATTGAAGCGATAAGAACATCGCGATAAATGTTTCTTGATTGCCATAATGTACTCCAAAACCAATGACCCTCTTTGGTTTTTAGTACTTCTGGAGAACGTTCATCGTAGCGAAACTGTTTTTTAACTAAGAAATAGCGCCCAGTGTATAGTTGCTGCAACTCGTCAATTGGGATGGAAATAGGGGCTAACCCTGACTCACCAGTGACAATTTCTGCTTCGTTGCTATCTGGGTTGACGCTGTTAAGGACACAGGCATCTCCGCCTTTTAATAGCAATACGACGGGCAACACCAGTTGCGATATCGAAGCAAGTTCTGCACGGTTCTCTTTAGCAACCAGCCCAGCTCGCTCAGCCGAGCGGGGAAACAAGAATGGCGTGAGTTTCCCCTCAGAAAGAGGCAAGCCGTTGATCAATGCTTCCGGTGAGTTGGCTAATCCGTAATAACGGCTGACATAGATTAACGCATTTAATAGTGGGTCTTGCATACTCGCTGCCTTTATATGTTCTATTTGTCGACAATGAAGCCTTGGAATACATCAATGAAATGCTCTGACAAGAAGTCGAGTTGAGCTTGAGTCTCGACCCTTGAAGCAATCGTTCTTATTCCTAAATTATGGGCAGTTCTCGAGATAGAGGTTAATGTAAATTTCTGTTTTTCATCTTCAAGATGATGTGTGTACAAGTAGTCGAGTTTCACATACGCAGGACGGAACTCATTGATGTAGTCAAGAGACTGGAAGTTTCGCCCATAGTTATCCACGCCGAAGTCTGCCCCCGCAGAACGTACCGCATTACAGAAAAGTGCTGTGTGGTGTGGAGAGTTAATGAAACAGTTTTCTGGTATTTCAAAGTGAATCAACTTAGCCAAATCTTTATGACGGTTAAGTTGCTGTGTTACCCATCGAATAAAGCTAGGTTGGGAAATACTGTTTTGTGCAATGTTAATCGCGATTGGTGCATCAAACATTGATGCCTCTTGTTTGAGTCGTTCAAGCGTGGCGGCGATTACGTACTCATCAAAGATATTACTGGCGTTAAGTTGTTCTAAAGCGAACAGGTATTGGTTAGCGCTGTAGCGTTGTCCGCCAGCTTCAATCGCACTGAATACTTCGTAGTGGTAAGTTTTACCAGAGGAAGCATTCGCAGGCTGTATGCGGAACGCAAACCAGTCGTTACTGATCGCTTCTTCAACCAGTAATTTCCATTGCTGTTTACCCATCAAGGTGCGTGAATCTTCACTGGTAATGTAACTGTAAGGCAGTTCTGGGTTTGATGTTGCATCCGCTAGAGCATTGTCCAACAGGGTTAGAATGTCTGAGGCAGAGCTGCTGCTAGAGTTATGAACCACCCCGAGCGACGCATTCGCTTTCGCCATGCCGGTTGGGTCGGCATCTAAGTCTTGAACGTAGGTGACAATGCTTTCAGCGACCAGTTTTAACTCACCCTCATCCATGTTCGGCATTACAAAACCAAACTCATCAGAAGAAATTCGCGCCAGCGATACTTGGTAGGTGTTGAGTGCAACTTTTAGGTGTTCAGAGAGCTCGCGCACCATTTGGTCGCCTGCTTCGTAACCTTTTTCATCGTAAAGGTCTTTGATAAAGCGAGCTTCGAGTAATGCGACGCCGCCGTATGCCCCTTCACTTAACCAAGCATTAAGCTGGCTCATGTAGTAAGCGCGATTACCCAATGAAGAGACCGGATCAATATAGGCACGCTCACGAAGTTGTTGGGCTTCTTTAGCTTGCGCTTTGAAGGATTCTTCCAACTGCGCCGACATACTGTTGATGCCTTCCACAACGCTAATTAAATCGGTGGTTTTTGGCAGTGGTAAAGGTTCACCAAACTTGTTTTGAGCAACGAGTTTCATTTTGGTGACGATCATATCCAATGGATTAAGCGCGCGCTTGAGCAAGAATGAGATCGCACATAAGCCAATCAATAATACAATGCAAAAAGCAATAACCAGATCTTCAAACGCGATCCATAGCTGCTGGTAAGCGCCCCCCGGGTGGCTGATGATCTCTACTTCAGCCAGTTGCATCCAACCGCTGGTCACCACACGGCTGTCGTGAATTGGCTCAAATAGATCCAACGCAACAAACCAACTGGGTACGTTGTTTGGCTTTATCGGGTATGAGCGGACGATTTCTTGATTGGTATCTAAGAAGATAAGGCGAACCACAGAGTAGCTACTGCCATCAAACAGCGCATTGATTACTGATTCCACCGCCACGGTATCCTTATCTTGGAGATAAGGTGCAAGGGCGAGGCCGACAGTATTGATGGTGTTGTTTACTTCAGAGCGTTGTTGTTGCTCAAGGAAGTTTCGAGTTGTATTGAACTCGATGACCGATACTGAAATCAGCAGCATGATAATGACTGCTATCATCCCTGCGACAAGTTGTTTATGTAAGGTCATAGTTGCTACTCATCGTAATTGATTATGGGTTTCCGTAATTGGAGTGATCGCTCGCGAGCGCGCAGATCATTCCATAAACTCAAGCGAGAAGATTTACCCGCCAGTTGTCCATTTTTCGACTTCATTAACCACAGGTTGCTACCGTTAAAACTGTAAATCGGCAGTAGATCGCGACGTTTAGTTGCCGTCATGATTTCTGGGTTGATGTTGTCCAGAATCAATGGCTCAGCTGCTGGATGAGAGTAGTAAGCAAGAACCATGTGAAACTGATTTAAACTCAATGCTTTAACATATATTAGTCGCAGTTTTTTATCTGAGACACCTAACTCAAGTAATGAGAAGTACTTGGCGATAGTAAAATCTTCACAGTCACCCGCGTTACTCCCTAAGAACTCCAGCGGCGTTGCCCAGTAATCGTTTTTTCCCCAGAGTTTATCGTCGTTGACAAAATTGAGTTGGTTAAAAAACTGATTGACTCGGGTTAACTGCTCGCGCTCCGACAACCCGCGATAGACGCTCATTTCATTTCGCCATGTAGTCACGCGTAATCCGGCACGTTCACCATAAACGCGTGTCACGCTGTCGACTAAACGTTGCTCGGTGCGATTAAGCGCTTGCGATGTTGTGGTGCCAAGCAAGCAGAGCACCGCAATGCTGACAGCCTTTAGTGCTCGTGTTTTTCTCAAACCTTTAATGTGCGGCAAACCTAACCACCTCTATTCCTTTAAGGCGTTGGTTTTTGCACTGAGGATTGGCTTGAGTAAGTAATCCATAACGGTGCGTTTACCTGTAATAATGTCGACTGACGCCGTCATTCCGGGAATGATCGGCAGTGAGTCATCTTTATTTAACGAGGTTTCATTGGTTCGTACTCTCACCAAGTAAAAGCTGTTGCCTTCTTCATCGGTGGTGGTATCGGCACTGATATGCTCCAAGGTTCCTTCTAGCCCGCCATACTTGGTAAAGTCATAAGCGCTAAATTTCACGATGGCGTGTAACTCTGGGCGAAGAAATGCGATATCTTGCGGGGCAATCTTTGCCTCGACCAGCAAGGTATCTTCACTTGGGACAATCTCGACGATATCCATCCCGGGCTGAATCACGCCACCAACGGTGTTGATGTTGAGTGTTTTTACTGTGCCCGTCACCGGCGAGACTACAACGGTACGATTCACTCTGTCTTGCAGCCCAACCGTCGACTCAGACATCGCAGATAAACGGTCTTGTGCTTCATTTAACTTTTCTTGATGCTCAGAGCGGAATTTTTGCGCCGCGTCGATACGACTCAGCATTGCTTCTTGAATAGCGGAACGCAATACCGGGACTTTAAGTTCACTTGATGTCATTTCTCGGCGGGTATCGTTGACCTGACGTTGCAGTTTGAGTAGCTCGATTCTCGGTACGACACCTTCCTCGGCAAGTGGGCGAGTGATTTCTAGCTCTTTGCGCGCAAAGCTATAGCTTTCGCGAAGGTTGCGAACTCGGGCTTGAATTTCTATCAGATCTTGCTGCTTTTGCTTGACCTGTTGGTCGATGAGTGAGAGTTGGTTACGTAACTCATTGAGGTTTTGACGATACTCAGCTTTTTGACGAGCCACCAAGCGTGGACGATTCTTTGCAAATTCTTCAGGGTAGAACAGTTTGTCATAAGAGAGTTCAACGCCTTTTTGCCAGTTGTTGTTGTCGACA
This window of the Vibrio panuliri genome carries:
- a CDS encoding type I secretion system permease/ATPase, whose amino-acid sequence is MQDPLLNALIYVSRYYGLANSPEALINGLPLSEGKLTPFLFPRSAERAGLVAKENRAELASISQLVLPVVLLLKGGDACVLNSVNPDSNEAEIVTGESGLAPISIPIDELQQLYTGRYFLVKKQFRYDERSPEVLKTKEGHWFWSTLWQSRNIYRDVLIASILINLFAIAAPMFTRLVYDKVVPNLAFETLWVLASGIFVIFLFDLILKLMRSYFIDVAGKKSDILISSKLFSKVLGIRMEARPPSVGAFARHLQEFESIREFFTSATISSLIDLPFAILFLVLIWLMAGHLVFVPIAGVVILVIYSLLIQGPLRRAIEEGSRLASQKYANLIESLAGLETVKLFGAQSQFQFRWEEAVAHMANWNIKSRRITDSIQNTAGFVQQASNVGMIIFGVYLIADGNLTMGGLIAATMLSGRAISPMVQLSVLSARYNQAKSSMTIIEQVMSMPDEQEEGKRYIHRPIVHGKIELDNVTFHYPDSPIASIRNLSLTVNPGEKVAIIGRIGSGKTTLERLILGLYKPTEGHVRIDDTDIDQLHHIDIRRNIGCVPQDFHLFYGSIRDNITLGRPLADDRDVMDAANRAGVTVFTQQDPAGLERQVGEGGQLLSGGQRQAVSIARAILGRPPVLLMDEPTSAMDNRSEMHIKQQLAQLKKNETLILITHKTSMLDVVDRIIVMEKGAVIADGPKAEVLSNLMQGKVRAASA
- a CDS encoding bifunctional diguanylate cyclase/phosphodiesterase — protein: MTLHKQLVAGMIAVIIMLLISVSVIEFNTTRNFLEQQQRSEVNNTINTVGLALAPYLQDKDTVAVESVINALFDGSSYSVVRLIFLDTNQEIVRSYPIKPNNVPSWFVALDLFEPIHDSRVVTSGWMQLAEVEIISHPGGAYQQLWIAFEDLVIAFCIVLLIGLCAISFLLKRALNPLDMIVTKMKLVAQNKFGEPLPLPKTTDLISVVEGINSMSAQLEESFKAQAKEAQQLRERAYIDPVSSLGNRAYYMSQLNAWLSEGAYGGVALLEARFIKDLYDEKGYEAGDQMVRELSEHLKVALNTYQVSLARISSDEFGFVMPNMDEGELKLVAESIVTYVQDLDADPTGMAKANASLGVVHNSSSSSASDILTLLDNALADATSNPELPYSYITSEDSRTLMGKQQWKLLVEEAISNDWFAFRIQPANASSGKTYHYEVFSAIEAGGQRYSANQYLFALEQLNASNIFDEYVIAATLERLKQEASMFDAPIAINIAQNSISQPSFIRWVTQQLNRHKDLAKLIHFEIPENCFINSPHHTALFCNAVRSAGADFGVDNYGRNFQSLDYINEFRPAYVKLDYLYTHHLEDEKQKFTLTSISRTAHNLGIRTIASRVETQAQLDFLSEHFIDVFQGFIVDK
- a CDS encoding transglutaminase-like cysteine peptidase; its protein translation is MAVLCLLGTTTSQALNRTEQRLVDSVTRVYGERAGLRVTTWRNEMSVYRGLSEREQLTRVNQFFNQLNFVNDDKLWGKNDYWATPLEFLGSNAGDCEDFTIAKYFSLLELGVSDKKLRLIYVKALSLNQFHMVLAYYSHPAAEPLILDNINPEIMTATKRRDLLPIYSFNGSNLWLMKSKNGQLAGKSSRLSLWNDLRARERSLQLRKPIINYDE
- a CDS encoding HlyD family type I secretion periplasmic adaptor subunit, which translates into the protein MSKSSYNRLNSDELDYVDDKTAALLLNTPSSARIMLWLMLLFFLIAIAWASWAEIDKVTVGQGKVVPSSQVQIIQNLEGGLVKEILVQEGELVQKGQQLLLIDDTRFRSDFREREQQVANLTASVIQLSASLASVAINEDVDNNNWQKGVELSYDKLFYPEEFAKNRPRLVARQKAEYRQNLNELRNQLSLIDQQVKQKQQDLIEIQARVRNLRESYSFARKELEITRPLAEEGVVPRIELLKLQRQVNDTRREMTSSELKVPVLRSAIQEAMLSRIDAAQKFRSEHQEKLNEAQDRLSAMSESTVGLQDRVNRTVVVSPVTGTVKTLNINTVGGVIQPGMDIVEIVPSEDTLLVEAKIAPQDIAFLRPELHAIVKFSAYDFTKYGGLEGTLEHISADTTTDEEGNSFYLVRVRTNETSLNKDDSLPIIPGMTASVDIITGKRTVMDYLLKPILSAKTNALKE